The Cetobacterium sp. 8H DNA window TTGATGAAGATGCGACATCGCCGAGAGGACTTACAAAAGAAAATTTAAATGATCCCACAAGTGATGGATTAGTGAGTAAGTATGATCAGTTAATAGTGAATGATACAATAAAAGATGAGGTTAACTTAAACTATGAGAATAGATTAACTGATGATATGACTTTTAATTTACTAGGGTTTTATCAACAAACAGATATAAAAAGTACTAATAACTATGGGAAAATGGGTTATGCTGTTGAAAATTATATGAATTATAAGGATAAAAAAATAGGATTTAAGCCAAAATTAAAATTAAAATATGGTGAGAGTAGTAATTTAATACTAGGGTATGACTATATAAATAATAATCTGACTAGAGATAGTAAAATGGTTATGTTTAGTTCAGAAAAATATAGAAACGACTTAACAAAAGAAACACAAAGTATTTTTGTTTTGAATACAAATCAAGTAGGGAAATTTGAGTTTACTCAAGGAATAAGATATGAGTATGCAGACTTTAATACAAAAAGATCTTATAAAAAGAGCTCTATATCTAGTGGAAATACAACAAGTAACACATCAATAACAAAAGACACTACGATGGAGAATATGGCATATGAACTTGTAGGAAACTATCTATATTCAGATACAGGAAACATATATATCAAAGGAGAAAGAGGGTTTACTTCTCCGACACCTTCACAACTTGTAGATAAGATCAATGGAGTATATATAGATAACGATTTAGAATCAGAAACATATATGACTTATGAAACAGGGTTTAAAGATTATCTATTTGGAAGCTTTTTCAGTGGAGCGGTATACTTAACTGAAACAAAAGATGAAATAGCATCTGAAAACTTCACTGGTATGAATTTCAAAACATATAATATAGGAAAAACAAGAAGATATGGAATGGAGTTAAACTCTGAACAGTATTTTGGAAAGTTAACAGTAAGAGAGGGATATGCCTTTGTAAAAACAAAAATACTAAAAGATTTAGATACTGAAATTGAAGGAAAAGAGATTGCAAATGTTCCAACAAATAGATTTAATATAGCATTAGATTATAGATTTAACACTAAATTAAATGTGATTTTAGATACTGTTTATTCATCTGGATACTATACAAATAATAATAATACAGGTGGAAAACAAAATGAGAATATAGTTTCAAATATCTCGTTAAATTATAGACCAACAGAATCACTGAGAGTTTTCGCTGGAATCAACAATGTGTTTAACGAAAAATATTATAACTCAGTAAGTTCAGACGGAAAAGAGTTTGATCCTGCAGCAGAAAGAAGTATCTATTCAGGATTCAAATACAATTTTTAATAATTTAGAAAATAAAATAGGAGAATTAATATGAAAAGATACTTACCAACAATATTAATTCTGGGAATATTATTTTTAGGAATACTTTCTATTGGATTAGGAAGTGTTCCTATATCATTGAAACAGTTACTAACAATGAGTGAAGCCCCAGATTATATAAAAACAATTGTTTATGATATACGTTTACCAAGAATATTAATGGCACTGTTGATAGGAATGATGCTATCATCAAGCGGGGTTGTAGTTCAAGCTGTATTCCAAAATCCATTAGCGGATCCCTATATAATAGGAATTGCTGCAAGTGCTACTTTTGGAGCAGTTATAGCTTATGTGTTTCAATTACCAGATATACTATATGGAGTTTTGGCATTTGTGTCTTGTCTGTTAAGCACTTTTATTATTTTTAAGCTTTCAAATAGAAAAGGAAAAGTTGATATAACAACACTTTTGATAGTTGGAATAGCGGTTTCAGCATTTATAGGAGCATTCACGTCATTTGCTATGTATTTAATAGGCGAGGAGTCTTTTAAGATAACAATGTGGTTGATGGGTTATTTAGGTGGAGCAACTTGGAAAAAAGTAGGAATATTAGTAATTCCGTTAGTTTTCTCTATGATATTTTTCTTTATTCAAAGAACTCAACTGGATGCACTGTTATCAGGAGATGAAGAGGCACATTCGCTAGGTGTGGATGTTCAAGGCTTAAAAGTTAAAGTTTTAACTGTATCAGCTCTAGTTGTTGCATTTTCGGTTGCGTTTTCAGGGATGATTGGTTTTGTAGGACTTATAATACCACACTCAATAAGAATGGTTGTGGGACCTTCAAATTCAAAACTATTACCAAATGCAGCTTTAGCAGGAGCACTATTTTTACTGATTTGTGACACTATCGGAAGGCTTATACTAGGACCGGTAGAAGTTCCAATAGGTGTTGTAACAGCATTCTTTGGAGCCCCATTCTTTTTATATTTAGCATTTAAATCGAAAGGAGCGAGATAGATGGGAATTGTGGTTAAAGATTTAAAATTCTCGTATGGAGAAAAAGAGATTTTAAAAAATATAAATTTAAATATAAAAAAAGGTAAAATGACAGGTATATTAGGGCCAAATGGTTGTGGGAAATCTACTTTTTTAAAAAATATTTTAGGTTATTTAAAATCTGATTCAGGAGAGGTTATTATAAATAATCAAAATTTTAAAGGTATAGACAAAAAAGAATTGGCAAAGATAGTATCTTTAGTTCCACAAAAATCAAATCTTATGACAACATTAAGTGTTAGTGATTTTGTTCTTATGGGGAGACTTCCACATTTAAAATCATCTTGGGATGGATATTCTTATGAAGATATAAAGATAACAGAAGAAAATTTAGAGTTCTTAGGTCTATCAAAATTTAAAGAAAGAGTTGCTTTGAGTCTTTCAGGTGGAGAATTTCAAAGAGTTCTTTTAGCAAGGGCACTCACTCAAAATCCGAAAGTTCTTCTTTTGGATGAGCCTACATCAGCTCTAGATTTAAATCATGCTGTTGAGCTTTTAAATCGAGTAAGAAATCTAGTTTTAGAAAGAGAAATTACAAGTGTAGCCGTTTTACATGATCTTAATTTAGCATCAATGTTTTGTGACGAGTTAATAATGATGAAAAATGGAGAAGTTTTATATCAAGGAAAACCAGAAGAGATCTTAACAGAAGAGATCTTACATGAAGTTTACAATTTAAAAGCTAAAGTTATAAAAGATGAAAAAGGGAAACCGTATATAATTCCCTTAGTTTAGGAGGAGAAATGAAAAAAATAACTTCTTTGATAATGGGAGTATTAATAGCATCATCAGCTTTTGCTTTAAAAATAGATGGTGATAAGATAGTTGATGTAAAAGGAAATAAAATTGAAAATAAAAAATATAATAGAGTTTTAATTCTAGATCCAGCAGTTGTGGAATCTTTTTATTTAATTGGAGCAGAAGAAAGTATTGTAGCGATAGCGGATACTGCAAAAAATCCAATTTGGCCAGTGGAAAAAACAAAAAAACTGCCAAAAGCAGGAACTATAATGAAGCCTTCGGTAGAACAAGTTTTAATGTTCCAGCCTGATTTAGTTATTTTAAACGCAATGTCAGAAGGTTTTGGAGAAACACTTAAAGAAAGAAAGATAAAGTTTGTAGTAAATGAAGCTAAATCTTTTGATGAAATTTTAAATAATTTAGAAGTTTACGGTAAAATATCAGGTGAAGAGTTAAAAGCAAAAGAGGTTGCAAATGCTTACAGAGATAAACTGGAAAATATAAAAAATGAGATACAGAAAAAACCTTTAAATAAAAAAGGAGCATTTATATTTTCGACGTCACCTATGATGGTGTTTTCTGAAAGTTCTTTACCTGGAGAAATATTTAAGACTTTAGGTATAGAAAATATAGCAAAAGGCATTCCAGGAGGAAGACCAATTGTTTCTTCGGAATATCTGATAACACAAAATCCAGATATTTTGGTAGGGTCAATGGCAATAAAAAATAAAAATGATATATTGAATAGTAATCCATTTGTAAAAGAGACTAAGGCAGGTAAAAATGGATCTATATTGATATTGGAGTCAGATAAAATTTTAAGAGGAACTCCAAGAGTAATAGATGCTCTTGAAGAGTTACACACACAACTATTAAATGTTAAATAGAGTACTTTACTACTATAAAAAAGAAAAAAAACTACTGACGTATTTTTTAGTCAGTAGTTTTATTGTAACTGCCTTAGATTTATATGGACCAATTATAGTTCAAGACTTGATAGATTTAGCAATTCCAAGCAAAGATTTGGATAAATTTTTTACCTATTCATTAGTTTTATTGATACTTTATGTATTTAGATTTGTAATATCTCTATATTCAAGTTCAAGAGGGCAACTTATGGGGAATAAAATTAAATTTTTTATGAGAGAGGATCTTTTTGAAAAAATATTAAAGCAACCAGATAGCTTTTTTAAAGAGAGGCAAAGTGGGGATTTGATATCAAGGGTGACCAATGATTTAGAAAATGTATCATCACTATTATATAGAGGGTTAGAGGACTGTTTATTCTCAGTTTTATCTATAGTTGGAGCATTGGTTTTAATGTTAAAGTTTAATACCAAGCTGACTGTAATAACAATGATACCGCTACCTTTTGCAATTTATTTTACAATTTATAAAAATAAGAAATTAAAAGTAGGATATGTTGATATAAGAAAAAATATGTCAAGAGTTACATCAAGTGTTCATGATACTTTAAAAACAATATTTTTTATAAAGGACAACAGTTTAGAAAAAGAAAAATTCAAAAGATTTAGTAGCGATAACGAAAAACTTCTTGAAGTTGAGAAAAAAAATGTATTTAATTTATCTTCACTTATGTCGGGAATAAATTTTTATAATCAAATAACTCAACTTATTGTAATATTTTTAGGTGGATATCTGCATATAAAAGGAGAGATAAGCTTAGGAGTTATAGTTAGTTTTATACTTTTAACTAATAGATTTAGAATCTATATTTTAAGATTAATAGGGTTAGCAGATATTTTTCAAAGAGGACTGAGCGGAATACAAAGATTTTCAGAGATAATGGAAATTTCAAAAGAAAATGATGGAAGCAATATTCTTTCAGATGAAATAACAAGTATAAAAATATCTAACCTAAGCCATTCATATGGGGATAAAAATGTACTTAAGGATCTTTCATTGGAAATAAAAAAAGGTGAAAAAGTAGCATTT harbors:
- a CDS encoding ABC transporter ATP-binding protein; the protein is MLNRVLYYYKKEKKLLTYFLVSSFIVTALDLYGPIIVQDLIDLAIPSKDLDKFFTYSLVLLILYVFRFVISLYSSSRGQLMGNKIKFFMREDLFEKILKQPDSFFKERQSGDLISRVTNDLENVSSLLYRGLEDCLFSVLSIVGALVLMLKFNTKLTVITMIPLPFAIYFTIYKNKKLKVGYVDIRKNMSRVTSSVHDTLKTIFFIKDNSLEKEKFKRFSSDNEKLLEVEKKNVFNLSSLMSGINFYNQITQLIVIFLGGYLHIKGEISLGVIVSFILLTNRFRIYILRLIGLADIFQRGLSGIQRFSEIMEISKENDGSNILSDEITSIKISNLSHSYGDKNVLKDLSLEIKKGEKVAFVGESGVGKTTIFSLLKSSLLAQEKTIFINGKCIRTIKRESFLKRVGIVDQNEHLMNESVLENLKIIDRETGTEKLEEAMRLSYLKDVVDSLENKENTRLGEGGVSLSSGQKQRIAIARLFLKSPDIVLLDEGTSALDNILERKIMDNITNYFKDKIIISIAHRLNTLKNFDKIVVLGQEGVLEVGNFNELLEKKGLFFKMYSDNDKV
- a CDS encoding ABC transporter ATP-binding protein, encoding MGIVVKDLKFSYGEKEILKNINLNIKKGKMTGILGPNGCGKSTFLKNILGYLKSDSGEVIINNQNFKGIDKKELAKIVSLVPQKSNLMTTLSVSDFVLMGRLPHLKSSWDGYSYEDIKITEENLEFLGLSKFKERVALSLSGGEFQRVLLARALTQNPKVLLLDEPTSALDLNHAVELLNRVRNLVLEREITSVAVLHDLNLASMFCDELIMMKNGEVLYQGKPEEILTEEILHEVYNLKAKVIKDEKGKPYIIPLV
- a CDS encoding ABC transporter substrate-binding protein; the protein is MKKITSLIMGVLIASSAFALKIDGDKIVDVKGNKIENKKYNRVLILDPAVVESFYLIGAEESIVAIADTAKNPIWPVEKTKKLPKAGTIMKPSVEQVLMFQPDLVILNAMSEGFGETLKERKIKFVVNEAKSFDEILNNLEVYGKISGEELKAKEVANAYRDKLENIKNEIQKKPLNKKGAFIFSTSPMMVFSESSLPGEIFKTLGIENIAKGIPGGRPIVSSEYLITQNPDILVGSMAIKNKNDILNSNPFVKETKAGKNGSILILESDKILRGTPRVIDALEELHTQLLNVK
- a CDS encoding iron ABC transporter permease, yielding MKRYLPTILILGILFLGILSIGLGSVPISLKQLLTMSEAPDYIKTIVYDIRLPRILMALLIGMMLSSSGVVVQAVFQNPLADPYIIGIAASATFGAVIAYVFQLPDILYGVLAFVSCLLSTFIIFKLSNRKGKVDITTLLIVGIAVSAFIGAFTSFAMYLIGEESFKITMWLMGYLGGATWKKVGILVIPLVFSMIFFFIQRTQLDALLSGDEEAHSLGVDVQGLKVKVLTVSALVVAFSVAFSGMIGFVGLIIPHSIRMVVGPSNSKLLPNAALAGALFLLICDTIGRLILGPVEVPIGVVTAFFGAPFFLYLAFKSKGAR
- a CDS encoding TonB-dependent receptor; its protein translation is MNKKIAILSLLVSAMSYANEDFFYEEANKGVKLNESVVSTTGFETSQRNVTSTVTVITAKDIEEKNYQSVTEALKDVPSINVIGDPTNPIIDMRGQGSKATANVQILIDGVGTNLLDTSHAKTPINTVPVENIEKIEVIPGGGAILYGGGTRGGIINIITKSGAGFNGGSISSEINTFGGKKGDVSYGTNIGNLGINLSYSRDDYKGFRDGDESDSHYFEGTLKYKMTEKQDISLKYSRFDEDATSPRGLTKENLNDPTSDGLVSKYDQLIVNDTIKDEVNLNYENRLTDDMTFNLLGFYQQTDIKSTNNYGKMGYAVENYMNYKDKKIGFKPKLKLKYGESSNLILGYDYINNNLTRDSKMVMFSSEKYRNDLTKETQSIFVLNTNQVGKFEFTQGIRYEYADFNTKRSYKKSSISSGNTTSNTSITKDTTMENMAYELVGNYLYSDTGNIYIKGERGFTSPTPSQLVDKINGVYIDNDLESETYMTYETGFKDYLFGSFFSGAVYLTETKDEIASENFTGMNFKTYNIGKTRRYGMELNSEQYFGKLTVREGYAFVKTKILKDLDTEIEGKEIANVPTNRFNIALDYRFNTKLNVILDTVYSSGYYTNNNNTGGKQNENIVSNISLNYRPTESLRVFAGINNVFNEKYYNSVSSDGKEFDPAAERSIYSGFKYNF